The following proteins are co-located in the Salvelinus fontinalis isolate EN_2023a chromosome 29, ASM2944872v1, whole genome shotgun sequence genome:
- the LOC129827594 gene encoding E3 ubiquitin-protein transferase MAEA: MKMAVQETAAQLSMALKVQEYPTLKVPYETLNKRFRAAQKNIDRETSHVTMVVAELEKTLSSFPVVDSVVSLLDGVVEKLSALKRKAAESIQAEDESAKLCKRRIEHLKEHSSDQPVGVNVWKKKRMDRMMVEHLLRCGYYNTAVKLARQSGIEDLVNIEMFLTAKEVEESLERQETATCLAWCHDNKSRLRKMKSCLEFSLRIQEFIELIRQNKRMDAVRHARKHFSQAEGGQLDEVRQVMGMLAFPSDTHISPYKDLLDPARWKMLIQQFRYDNYRLHQLGNNSVFTITLQAGLSAIKTPQCYKEDGTSKNPDCPVCSKSLNKLAQPLPMAHCANSRLVCKISGEVMNENNPPMMLPNGYVYGYNSLLSIRQDDKVICPRTKEVFSFSQAEKVYIM, from the exons GTACCATATGAAACTCTGAACAAGCGCTTCAGAGCTGCACAGAAGAACATTGACCGGGAGACGAGTCACGtaaccatggtggtggcagagcTGGAGAAGACCCTCAGCAGTTTCCCAGTGGTGGATTCTGTGGTGTCCCTTCTGGATGGGGTGGTGGAGAAGCTCAGTGCCCTGAAGAGGAAG GCTGCTGAGTCCATCCAGGCGGAGGATGAGAGTGCTAAGCTGTGTAAGCGGAGGATTGAACACCTGAAGGAACACAGCAGCGACCAGCCAGTGGGCGTCAATGTCTGGAAGAAGAAACGAATGGACCGCATGATGGTAGAACACTTGCTGCGGTGTGGCTATTACAACACAGCGGTCAAACTGGCACGGCAAAGTGGCATTGAG GACCTGGTCAACATTGAGATGTTCCTCACAGCCAAAGAGGTggaggagtcgctagagcgacaGGAAACCGCCACCTGTTTGGCCTGGTGTCATGACAACAAATCACGCCTCCGCAAGATGAAG AGCTGTTTGGAGTTTAGTCTGCGAATCCAGGAGTTTATCGAGCTCATCCGACAGAACAAGCGCATGGACGCCGTCAG ACATGCGCGGAAGCACTTCAGCCAAGCAGAGGGGGGTCAGCTGGACGAGGTGCGGCAGGTGATGGGTATGCTGGCGTTCCCCTCAGACACCCATATCTCCCCTTATAAG GATCTCCTGGACCCTGCCCGCTGGAAAATGCTGATCCAACAGTTCAGATACGACAACTACAGATTACATCAGCTGGGCAACAACTCTGTGTTTACCATCACACTCCAGGCTGGCCTGTCTGCTATCAAAACTCC TCAGTGTTATAAGGAGGATGGCACCTCTAAAAACCCTGACTGCCCCGTGTGCAGCAAGTCCCTGAACAAACTGGCCCAGCCCCTACCCATGGCACACTGTGCCAACTCCCGTCTGGTGTGCAAAATCTCTGGGGAGGTGATGAATGAGAACAACCCACCCATGATGCTGCCCAACGGCTATGTTTACGGATACAAC TCTCTTCTATCCATTCGTCAAGATGACAAGGTGATCTGCCCCAGAACCAAAGAAGTCTTCAGCTTCTCCCAAGCTGAGAAGGTGTACATCATGTGA